One window of the Salvia splendens isolate huo1 chromosome 1, SspV2, whole genome shotgun sequence genome contains the following:
- the LOC121805086 gene encoding AT-hook motif nuclear-localized protein 20-like, whose product MWCAAGNMAMNQDGINTSNSTTTTTNPNPNPNPNPSPNNEASDIEISQPSGIRRRPRGRPPGSKNKPRAPIPVPVPIPNAANRTHYIEIAAGSDICEYLANIACSRQVGVSVSSASGRVTNVTLRQPNGVSTVTGICEIISLSGAFLPASISPPGYAALNVSLAGNQGKVFGGHVVGTLMASGPVIIIANSFTNDNFERLPLQHPGDGMQSQPAGPSNLGSNGGMFWPPLGLPPSY is encoded by the coding sequence ATGTGGTGTGCAGCAGGGAATATGGCGATGAATCAGGACGGTATCAACACATCCAacagcaccaccaccaccaccaacccgaaccctaaccctaaccctaaccctagtcCTAACAACGAGGCCAGCGACATCGAGATCTCCCAGCCGTCGGGGATCCGCCGCCGCCCCCGCGGCCGCCCCCCCGGCTCCAAGAACAAGCCCCGCGCTCCCATCCCCGTTCCCGTTCCCATCCCCAACGCTGCTAACCGCACGCACTACATCGAAATCGCTGCCGGCAGCGACATCTGCGAATACCTCGCCAACATCGCCTGCAGCCGCCAAGTCGGCGTCTCCGTCTCCAGCGCCTCCGGCCGAGTCACCAACGTCACGCTCCGCCAGCCCAACGGCGTGTCCACTGTCACCGGGATATGCGAGATTATCTCCCTCTCCGGAGCCTTTCTGCCGGCGTCGATTTCGCCGCCGGGATACGCCGCATTGAACGTCTCCCTCGCCGGAAACCAGGGCAAGGTCTTCGGCGGCCATGTCGTCGGCACTTTGATGGCCTCAGGTCCGGTCATAATCATTGCCAACTCATTCACGAATGACAATTTTGAGCGGCTGCCGCTCCAACACCCCGGCGACGGAATGCAATCGCAGCCGGCTGGACCGTCGAATTTGGGTAGCAACGGCGGCATGTTTTGGCCTCCGCTGGGCCTTCCTCCGTCTTATTAG
- the LOC121743971 gene encoding uncharacterized protein LOC121743971 has protein sequence MTVLRSRNTSSTAKSELSQASAPLNVVAEPVTPPKTSEFVNPSLKDVCTPKEDVLGPEIGFVDGAGLVMVSKSGNVRRVSARLAKKAGECVGVGSGKRKKVEGTSLACVHTRNLKRRGSDMKLGAGGSDRNTDANIVSEVLKDSDGGDFMDLLEDTVMIEDGASAARLGFGCDINYSVRETRDIGQCKKKSSMETKALGSESSGKDKLENGFLSLRSGKRVPQREISDIRIGGASLQGIQRGKKGGTNCSDDVPAKSISEAKSDITTRGRPSKEGKGKMKLDYEASPSSGIETVKLNVENLNGSSGSGVDQLATNEVPPDEVQVRGTNLSEIDTRSAHRARFRNFARRNASRFAHFSARDEFGDRAHDASGTDVAPRETSNRIEDWPGPFSTAMKIIKDRETNRNGGKHGGSTDVSETVELKWIPKNHESCRHQKHVPSLQDICLSILSSNADAITSLDFVPDALRHKICWFLCDNRSMDGHFLELLVHDTPTEIRIRDCSWLSEEQFVKIFRGCNTSKLTVLQFDQGGACMPDYILHSTLARLPNSLPALTAISLKGAYRLSDAGLNILASAAPSLKSVDISQCPLLTSEGICSLASSLRLVLRELYIDNSHGIDAMLILPALQMLGNLEVLSVAGILTVSDDFVSEFVSTHGSRMKELVLADCKELTDSSLQVIGDKCANLQAIDLTNLVKLTDISIGHLANGCQAIQMLKLCRNSFSDEAIAAYLDVNGAFLKCLSLNNVIQVSRLTALSLARNCKNLRSLDLSWCRNLTNEALGLIVDSCLLLEVLKLFGCTQVTDVFVDGHSNPQVKLIGLKMTPVFKHIEFPDFLLGPLRYPSASL, from the exons ATGACGGTGTTGAGGTCTAGGAATACTTCGTCTACTGCGAAATCGGAGCTTTCGCAGGCATCGGCTCCGCTAAATGTTGTTGCTGAACCTGTGACGCCGCCGAAAACCTCTGAATTCGTGAATCCGTCATTGAAGGATGTGTGCACTCCGAAGGAAGATGTTTTGGGTCCGGAGATAGGGTTTGTCGATGGTGCCGGCTTGGTTATGGTTTCTAAAAGTGGAAATGTGCGAAGAGTCAGTGCTCGGTTGGCGAAAAAGGCAGGGGAGTGTGTTGGGGTTGGGAGTGGGAAGAGGAAGAAAGTCGAAGGGACTTCTTTAGCTTGTGTTCATACAAGGAATTTGAAGAGACGTGGTTCTGATATGAAATTGGGGGCTGGGGGTTCCGATCGGAATACTGATGCAAATATAGTTTCGGAAGTTTTAAAGGATTCGGATGGTGGAGATTTCATGGATTTGTTAGAAGATACTGTGATGATTGAGGATGGTGCGAGTGCTGCCAGGTTAGGATTTGGTTGCGATATTAATTATTCTGTGAGGGAAACTCGGGATATTGGCCAATGCAAGAAGAAATCAAGCATGGAGACTAAAGCTTTAGGGTCTGAATCATCTGGAAAGGATAAGCTGGAGAATGGTTTCTTGAGCTTGAGGTCAGGGAAGAGAGTTCCACAGAGAGAAATAAGTGACATTCGTATTGGTGGTGCTTCATTGCAAGGAATTCAGCGTGGTAAAAAAGGTGGTACAAATTGTAGTGATGATGTACCTGCGAAGAGTATATCAGAGGCTAAATCTGATATAACTACTAGAGGGAGACCAAGCAAAGAAGGAAAAGGGAAAATGAAATTGGACTATGAGGCATCTCCCTCTAGTGGCATTGAGACAGTGAAACTTAACGTAGAGAATTTGAACGGAAGTAGTGGCTCAGGTGTTGACCAATTAGCAACCAATGAGGTACCGCCAGATGAAGTTCAGGTTAGAGGGACTAATTTGAGTGAAATTGATACAAGAAGTGCACATAGGGCACGTTTCAGAAATTTTGCCAGGAGAAATGCGTCTAGATTCGCTCATTTTTCTGCCCGAGATGAATTTGGTGACCGTGCTCATGATGCTTCTGGAACTGATGTCGCACCTCGTGAAACCAGTAATAGAATAGAAGATTGGCCTGGTCCTTTTTCTACTGCCATGAAAATTATTAAGGATCGTGAAACTAATAGGAATGGGGGGAAGCATGGGGGTTCTACTGATGTGAGTGAAACGGTTGAACTGAAGTGGATCCCCAAGAACCATGAGTCTTGTAGACACCAGAAGCATGTTCCTTCGTTGCAAGACATATGCTTGTCAATTCTTTCCAGTAATGCCGATGCTATCACTTCTCTTGACTTTGTCCCAGATGCACTGAGGCACAAGATCTGTTGGTTTCTTTGTGATAATCGAAGCATGGATGGTCATTTTCTTGAATTGCTTGTGCATGATACTCCAACAGAGATCCGCATAAGAGATTGTTCATGGTTATCCGAGGAGCAATTTGTCAAGATATTTAGGGGTTGCAACACCAGCAAGTTAACG GTGTTACAATTTgatcaaggtggagcctgtatGCCTGACTACATCCTACATTCTACCCTGGCTCGTTTACCAAATAGTCTTCCTGCTTTGACAGCGATATCCTTGAAAGGTGCATATCGTCTCTCAGACGCTGGACTTAATATACTTGCCTCAGCTGCTCCTTCTCTCAAATCTGTTGATATCAGTCAGTGCCCCCTGCTTACCTCTGAAGGAATCTGTTCTCTGGCTAGCTCACTGAGATTAGTTTTAAGGGAATTATACATTGATAATTCTCATGGGATAGATGCTATGCTCATTCTCCCGGCTCTGCAAATGCTAGGGAATCTGGAGGTTCTATCTGTAGCTGGAATTCTAACAGTTTCTGATGATTTTGTTAGTGAATTTGTCTCCACACACGGTTCCAGAATGAAGGAGCTTGTTTTAGCAGATTGCAA AGAGTTGACTGATTCTTCTTTGCAAGTCATTGGTGATAAATGTGCTAACTTACAAGCAATAGACCTCACGAACTTGGTCAAATTGACGGATATTTCCATAGGTCATCTTGCAAATGGTTGCCAGGCAATTCAAATGCTAAAATTATGCCGCAACTCATTCAG TGATGAGGCTATTGCTGCATATCTTGATGTTAATGGGGCATTTCTCAAGTGCTTGTCGCTTAATAATGTTATACAG GTTTCAAGGCTTACTGCTCTATCACTTGCAAGAAATTGCAAAAACTTACGTAGTTTGGACCTATCCTGGTGTCGCAATTTAACCAATGAAGCACTGGGATTGATTGTGGATTCATGCTTATTGCTAGAAGTGCTGAAATTGTTTGGCTGCACACAG GTTACTGATGTTTTTGTTGATGGACACTCAAATCCACAAGTGAAACTTATTGGATTGAAGATGACTCCAGTATTTAAACATATTGAGTTTCCGGATTTCCTTCTAGGTCCACTGCGATACCCATCCGCCTCTCTTTGA